A window of Halobellus sp. LT62 contains these coding sequences:
- a CDS encoding TIGR01548 family HAD-type hydrolase, which produces MHADAVVLDIDGVLLDVADSYRRAIVESVTRLYDRTIDRDDVQLFKDAGGFNNDWDVTYAAALYVLVDEREPIDLSTFTARIEPGGGLAGAESVAADHLSDADLAAVRNEWDRYGLRDAFQALYLGGDLYRELEGGEPPFETAGYIHDEPIIVESETLESLEANAAVGVLTGRPAAEADIALDRVGLDVPAEHRFTMDDWDEGKPHPHALTTLAERFDADSVAFAGDTLDDVKTAVNAAEADPARTYYGIGVLTGGLTGESGRRAYESVGAAAVVDSVNDLPALLGG; this is translated from the coding sequence ATGCACGCAGACGCGGTCGTCCTCGACATCGACGGCGTCCTCCTCGACGTCGCCGACTCCTACCGGCGGGCTATCGTGGAGTCCGTCACACGACTGTACGACCGGACGATCGACCGCGACGACGTCCAGCTGTTCAAGGACGCCGGCGGCTTCAACAACGACTGGGACGTGACGTACGCCGCGGCGCTGTACGTCCTCGTCGACGAACGCGAGCCGATCGACCTCTCGACGTTCACAGCGCGGATCGAACCCGGCGGCGGCCTCGCCGGAGCCGAGTCGGTCGCCGCCGACCACCTGAGCGATGCCGACCTCGCCGCCGTCCGCAACGAGTGGGATCGATACGGGCTCCGTGACGCCTTTCAGGCGCTCTACCTCGGTGGAGACCTGTACCGCGAACTCGAAGGCGGTGAGCCGCCGTTCGAGACGGCGGGCTACATCCACGACGAACCGATCATCGTCGAGTCCGAAACGCTCGAATCGCTCGAAGCGAACGCCGCAGTGGGCGTGCTCACCGGCCGTCCGGCAGCTGAGGCGGACATCGCGCTCGACCGCGTCGGACTCGACGTCCCAGCGGAGCACCGGTTCACGATGGACGACTGGGACGAGGGGAAACCGCACCCGCACGCGCTGACGACGCTCGCGGAGCGCTTCGACGCCGACAGCGTCGCCTTCGCGGGCGACACCCTCGACGACGTGAAGACCGCCGTCAACGCCGCCGAGGCCGACCCCGCGAGGACCTACTACGGTATCGGCGTTCTCACAGGCGGGCTGACCGGCGAATCCGGTCGCCGGGCGTACGAATCGGTCGGCGCGGCCGCGGTCGTCGACTCCGTGAACGACCTCCCGGCGCTGCTCGGGGGGTGA
- the npdG gene encoding NADPH-dependent F420 reductase, which translates to MRIALLGGTGDLGEGLAVRLASHTDHEVVIGSRDPDAAHDAADAYRATVADHGRDVKVTGFENAMATDRADVVVLAVPPYTVADTVDSVAGGLREGNVIVTPAAGMCRDDDGAHAHLPSAGSVTALVAEAAPAGVDVVGAFHSLPAGRLADLDAELGIDTLLVGDDDRAKRVVSGIVDDVDGLRALDAGELANAAEVESLTPLLLNVARQNDARDLGVSFR; encoded by the coding sequence ATGCGAATCGCGCTACTCGGCGGCACCGGCGACCTCGGCGAGGGGCTCGCGGTCCGGCTCGCCTCCCACACTGACCACGAGGTGGTGATCGGCTCTCGCGACCCCGACGCCGCCCACGACGCCGCGGACGCGTACCGGGCGACCGTCGCCGACCACGGCCGCGACGTCAAGGTCACCGGTTTCGAGAACGCGATGGCGACCGACCGCGCGGACGTCGTCGTGCTCGCCGTCCCGCCGTACACCGTCGCCGACACCGTCGACTCCGTCGCCGGTGGCCTCCGCGAAGGGAACGTCATCGTCACACCCGCCGCGGGGATGTGCCGCGACGACGACGGCGCGCACGCCCATCTCCCCTCGGCGGGTAGCGTGACCGCACTCGTGGCCGAGGCCGCGCCCGCGGGCGTCGACGTCGTCGGCGCGTTCCACTCGCTTCCCGCGGGCCGCCTCGCCGATCTCGACGCGGAGCTCGGCATCGACACCCTGCTCGTCGGCGACGACGACCGGGCCAAACGCGTCGTTTCGGGGATCGTCGACGACGTCGACGGCCTTCGCGCGCTCGATGCGGGCGAGCTCGCCAACGCCGCCGAAGTGGAGTCGCTGACGCCGCTTCTGCTCAACGTCGCGAGGCAGAACGACGCACGCGACCTCGGCGTCTCGTTCCGGTAG
- a CDS encoding methyltransferase produces the protein MPVSPNLLERLVLFRLNRGPAPLLDLLGAASFESVSLALDMGLFRTLARSDGPLTAETLAERTGAHPDGVAMLCNFLVAERYLTKGSEGYRLTAMTETWLLPDAETDMGPWLTFWDELVFPFWERELETAVREGEPSQSIYEWFDEAPERWAIAQEGFRATASLVVDDVAEAVTVPEGGGHLLDVGGGHGLYSMELCERYRGLSATIFDVPGAVEAIHDDIPAELTGRIETQAGDYFDDDLGSSYDIALLFNVVHAHDPAENVALFERVADALAPGGRIAVLDQWEGSGRTPVASASLRFVALTYLTTLGASVYSHEEVSAWLEAAEFTDIRRRRVGPLSGMAIVEATKP, from the coding sequence ATGCCAGTCAGCCCCAACCTCCTCGAACGGCTCGTGCTGTTTCGGCTCAACCGGGGGCCAGCGCCGTTGCTCGATCTCCTCGGTGCCGCGAGCTTCGAGTCGGTCTCGCTCGCGCTGGATATGGGTCTCTTTCGGACGCTCGCGCGGTCTGACGGGCCACTTACCGCCGAGACGCTCGCCGAGCGAACGGGCGCGCACCCGGACGGAGTCGCGATGTTGTGTAATTTCCTCGTGGCCGAGCGATACCTGACGAAGGGCAGCGAGGGCTACCGGCTCACGGCGATGACCGAGACGTGGCTGCTACCGGACGCCGAGACGGATATGGGACCGTGGCTCACCTTCTGGGACGAGCTCGTGTTTCCCTTCTGGGAGCGGGAACTCGAAACGGCGGTGCGGGAGGGTGAGCCGAGTCAGTCCATCTACGAGTGGTTCGACGAAGCGCCCGAGCGCTGGGCGATCGCACAGGAAGGCTTCCGCGCGACGGCGTCGCTCGTCGTCGACGACGTCGCAGAGGCGGTGACCGTCCCCGAGGGCGGCGGCCACCTCTTGGACGTCGGTGGCGGTCACGGGCTGTATTCGATGGAGCTCTGTGAACGGTATCGCGGTCTCTCGGCGACGATTTTCGACGTTCCCGGTGCCGTCGAGGCTATCCACGACGACATCCCCGCTGAACTAACGGGCCGCATCGAGACGCAGGCTGGCGATTATTTCGACGACGACCTCGGATCGAGTTACGACATAGCGCTGCTTTTCAACGTCGTCCACGCGCACGATCCGGCGGAGAACGTGGCGCTCTTCGAGCGCGTTGCCGACGCGCTCGCACCGGGCGGCCGGATCGCCGTCCTCGACCAGTGGGAGGGAAGCGGCCGGACACCGGTCGCCAGCGCCAGTCTGCGGTTCGTCGCACTGACGTATCTGACGACGCTCGGCGCGAGCGTGTACTCCCACGAGGAGGTCTCGGCGTGGCTGGAGGCTGCGGAATTCACCGACATCCGGCGGCGACGCGTCGGCCCCCTCTCCGGGATGGCGATCGTCGAGGCGACGAAGCCCTGA
- the hisE gene encoding phosphoribosyl-ATP diphosphatase, which translates to MDADTPAEDVLDELFATIEDRKETLPEGSYTASLLSHEKGKNAVLEKLGEETTETILAAKDGDDEELLAESADLVYHLLVLLAMEDVTLDDLRVELRERF; encoded by the coding sequence ATGGACGCCGACACGCCCGCAGAAGACGTTCTCGACGAGCTGTTCGCGACGATCGAGGACCGCAAGGAGACGCTGCCCGAGGGCTCGTACACCGCCTCGCTGTTGAGCCACGAGAAGGGGAAAAACGCCGTCCTGGAGAAGCTCGGCGAGGAGACGACGGAGACGATTCTCGCGGCGAAGGACGGAGACGACGAGGAGCTACTCGCCGAGAGCGCGGACCTCGTCTATCACCTGCTCGTCCTGCTGGCGATGGAGGATGTCACGCTCGACGATCTCCGCGTGGAGCTTCGAGAGCGGTTCTGA
- a CDS encoding PINc/VapC family ATPase produces the protein MNLVPDTSAIIDGRVSERVESDGDAVTVLVPEAVVGELESQANDGLDTGWEGLEELQRLAELADDGAVEIRYVGRRTKPSEATGAHEGDIDALIREVAEDEGATLLTSDVVQAEVARAKGLDVEYVEPRIRGSGELIIEEFFDDETMSVHLKTGTKPKAKRGAIGEMHYQTIDETVTDEATMKEWADDIENTARSSPDGFLELSEPGMSIVQFRDYRIAVARPPFADGIEITAVRPIVKTDLDDYEFADELKDRLRERQRGVLISGSPGAGKSTFAQAVAEFLTDSDYAVKTMEKPRDLQVGPEITQYTALGGDMEKTADSLLLVRPDYTIYDEVRKTKDFGVFADMRLAGVGMVGVVHATRAIDALQRLVGRVELGMIPQVVDTVVYIEDGRVDTVYDVRTEVKVPEGLTAEDLARPVIQVADFETGKPEYEIYTFNRQVVTVPLSDDDGGSDETGVGRLARQEIEREIRSIARGHVDVELKGQNEAVVYVEEDDISYVIGKGGGRISDVEDRLGIDIDVRTHDEKPGHGGSGSDGGNGGTGGGTSDGVVVTPEVTSRHVVIRMDEHVGETVEIRADGEYLFTATVGRGGDIQVSRGSAIADELEQAIDRRQQITVHSA, from the coding sequence ATGAATCTAGTGCCGGACACCAGCGCGATCATCGACGGTCGCGTGTCCGAGCGGGTCGAGTCGGACGGCGACGCGGTAACGGTGTTGGTCCCCGAAGCCGTCGTCGGCGAGCTCGAATCGCAGGCCAACGACGGCCTCGACACCGGGTGGGAGGGGCTCGAAGAGCTCCAGCGACTCGCCGAACTCGCTGACGACGGCGCGGTCGAGATCCGGTACGTCGGCCGGCGAACGAAACCGAGCGAGGCCACCGGAGCCCACGAAGGCGACATCGACGCGCTCATCCGCGAGGTCGCCGAGGACGAGGGCGCGACGCTTCTCACCAGCGACGTCGTCCAAGCCGAGGTCGCGCGGGCGAAGGGCCTCGACGTCGAGTACGTCGAGCCGCGAATCCGCGGCTCCGGCGAACTCATCATCGAGGAGTTCTTCGACGACGAGACGATGTCGGTGCACCTGAAAACGGGGACGAAGCCGAAGGCCAAGCGGGGGGCCATCGGCGAGATGCACTATCAGACGATCGACGAGACGGTGACCGACGAGGCGACGATGAAGGAGTGGGCCGACGACATCGAAAACACCGCCCGGAGCAGTCCGGACGGCTTCTTGGAGCTCTCGGAGCCCGGAATGAGCATCGTGCAGTTCCGCGATTACCGCATCGCGGTCGCCCGCCCACCCTTCGCCGACGGCATCGAGATCACCGCCGTCCGGCCGATCGTCAAGACGGACTTAGACGACTACGAGTTCGCCGACGAACTCAAAGATCGGCTGCGAGAGCGCCAGCGCGGCGTCCTGATCTCGGGATCGCCCGGTGCCGGGAAGTCGACGTTCGCGCAGGCGGTTGCGGAGTTCCTCACCGACAGCGACTACGCGGTCAAGACGATGGAGAAGCCCCGAGACCTCCAAGTCGGCCCCGAAATCACCCAGTACACCGCTCTCGGCGGCGACATGGAGAAGACCGCGGACTCGCTGCTCCTCGTCCGCCCGGACTACACGATCTACGACGAGGTGCGGAAGACGAAGGACTTCGGCGTCTTCGCGGATATGCGGCTCGCGGGCGTCGGGATGGTCGGCGTCGTCCACGCGACCCGCGCCATCGACGCCCTCCAGCGGCTCGTCGGCCGCGTCGAACTCGGGATGATCCCGCAGGTCGTCGATACTGTAGTCTATATCGAGGACGGCCGCGTCGACACCGTCTACGACGTGCGGACCGAGGTGAAAGTGCCCGAGGGGCTCACCGCCGAGGATCTCGCGCGCCCGGTCATCCAAGTCGCGGACTTCGAGACTGGAAAGCCGGAATACGAGATCTACACCTTCAACCGCCAAGTCGTCACTGTGCCGCTCAGCGACGACGACGGCGGGAGCGACGAGACCGGCGTCGGTCGGCTGGCCCGCCAAGAGATCGAACGCGAGATCCGCTCGATCGCTCGCGGCCACGTAGACGTCGAGCTCAAGGGCCAGAACGAGGCCGTCGTCTACGTCGAGGAGGACGACATCTCCTACGTCATCGGCAAGGGCGGCGGTCGGATCTCCGACGTCGAAGACCGGCTGGGAATCGACATCGACGTGCGGACGCACGACGAAAAACCCGGACACGGCGGGTCGGGAAGCGACGGCGGCAACGGCGGAACAGGCGGTGGAACCTCCGATGGCGTGGTCGTCACGCCGGAGGTGACCTCCCGGCACGTGGTCATCCGGATGGACGAGCACGTCGGCGAGACCGTCGAGATCCGCGCGGACGGCGAGTACCTCTTCACCGCGACGGTCGGCCGCGGCGGCGACATCCAAGTGTCGAGAGGCAGCGCCATCGCCGACGAACTCGAACAGGCGATCGACCGCCGACAGCAGATCACGGTTCACTCGGCCTGA